One Lachnospiraceae bacterium C1.1 genomic region harbors:
- the rpsJ gene encoding 30S ribosomal protein S10 yields the protein MANQVMRITLKAYDHQLVDASARKIIETVKKNGSEVSGPVPLPTKKEVVTILRAVHKYKDSREQFEQRTHKRLIDIIAPTQKTVDVLSRLEMPAGVYIDIKMKNK from the coding sequence ATGGCAAATCAGGTAATGAGAATCACATTAAAAGCCTATGATCATCAGTTAGTTGATGCATCAGCCAGAAAAATCATCGAAACAGTTAAGAAGAACGGTTCAGAGGTCAGCGGACCGGTACCCCTTCCTACAAAGAAGGAAGTAGTTACAATTCTTCGTGCAGTCCACAAGTATAAGGACAGCCGTGAGCAGTTCGAGCAGAGAACTCACAAGAGACTCATCGACATCATTGCTCCCACACAGAAGACAGTAGACGTTCTTTCAAGACTTGAAATGCCCGCAGGTGTCTATATCGACATCAAGATGAAGAACAAGTAA
- a CDS encoding STAS domain-containing protein, translated as MNNEKELQKMVNPVGNTAVTTLALKAAAGLKRAGEVYMRLGFADAPKRDDGPDDLTKLCFVAIHDMRHEAVDRMIKETGMSYVFDLPCGYTHRALDMADLGIKYIGGDLPAVISDIRPVIEAMADSAELEKISFAEVDVTDPDSMRNAVRAADGEICIATEGLTVYLNKSELALLMENVAKLLSEKGGCWLITDPETLAYYMAVITSIAGERSKAVMDYAAKSFSAQSDVDILSTAAALEDVHQSDSTNLHGGVDYESLERTCNAYGLRVEKVPYFRGDLELSVYRMMPEDAIAKMKEAMKKINVWKLTFDAGLLSTAQANDLDKKEEFRVTAGRKGSELHMKLSGRIDTLTAPEFLKAWESEGKDKGVSAVIIDCADMQYISSAGLRVMLIISKALPDSGLRLRAVSTGVREILETTGFIDFLELEN; from the coding sequence ATGAATAATGAAAAAGAACTGCAAAAGATGGTAAATCCTGTAGGAAATACTGCGGTAACAACGCTTGCGCTTAAAGCTGCAGCAGGCCTGAAAAGGGCGGGAGAGGTGTATATGCGCCTGGGATTTGCTGATGCGCCGAAAAGGGATGACGGACCTGACGACCTTACAAAGCTCTGCTTCGTTGCCATCCATGATATGCGTCATGAAGCGGTTGACCGTATGATCAAAGAGACCGGGATGTCGTATGTATTTGACCTGCCCTGCGGATATACTCACCGCGCCCTCGATATGGCAGACCTGGGTATAAAATATATTGGCGGAGATCTCCCGGCAGTCATTTCAGATATAAGGCCGGTGATAGAGGCAATGGCTGATTCTGCGGAGCTTGAAAAAATAAGCTTTGCCGAGGTGGATGTTACGGATCCTGATTCTATGCGCAATGCGGTAAGAGCCGCTGACGGCGAGATCTGTATAGCAACGGAGGGGCTTACGGTATACCTGAACAAAAGCGAGCTCGCACTCCTGATGGAGAATGTCGCAAAGCTACTGTCGGAAAAAGGAGGCTGTTGGCTGATCACCGATCCGGAGACCCTTGCGTATTATATGGCGGTGATCACAAGCATTGCAGGTGAAAGGTCGAAAGCGGTCATGGATTACGCTGCGAAGAGCTTTTCGGCACAGTCGGACGTTGACATCCTCTCTACTGCGGCGGCACTTGAGGACGTGCATCAGTCAGACAGCACGAACCTGCACGGCGGGGTAGATTATGAGTCACTAGAAAGAACCTGTAATGCTTATGGGCTGCGGGTGGAAAAAGTTCCGTATTTCCGCGGGGATCTTGAGCTTTCTGTGTATCGTATGATGCCGGAGGATGCAATTGCAAAAATGAAAGAGGCCATGAAGAAAATCAATGTATGGAAGCTTACATTCGATGCAGGCCTTCTTTCTACAGCGCAGGCTAATGACCTTGATAAAAAGGAAGAATTCAGGGTAACTGCCGGGAGAAAGGGCAGCGAACTCCATATGAAGCTTTCCGGACGGATAGATACGCTCACGGCTCCGGAATTTCTGAAGGCATGGGAGTCCGAAGGTAAGGACAAGGGTGTATCGGCGGTCATCATCGACTGCGCGGATATGCAATATATCTCGTCGGCAGGGCTCCGGGTCATGCTGATCATATCGAAGGCACTGCCGGATTCCGGCTTAAGGCTCAGGGCTGTAAGCACCGGTGTCAGGGAGATCCTGGAAACTACCGGGTTTATAGATTTTTTAGAATTGGAAAACTGA
- a CDS encoding AAA family ATPase, producing MRKTVGLGIQDFEKIIDQESFYIDKTKFISEWWKSDDDVTLITRPRRFGKTLMLSTVEKFFSVRQENSKELFKGLEISKDSDMMQECGKWPVLFISFADIKSSTYQDAMYKFNRIINLLLSKFVSIKDNLEETDLEFWRKISLDMNPGVASDSIKYFCKWLSDYYGKKVIILLDEYDTPMQEAYVSGYWNEITEFMRNMFNASFKTNPYVQKALLTGITRVSRESLFSDLNNIKVITASSDKYAECFGFTEKEVFKVLDDYGYSSEKERVKEWYDGFKFGNTDDIYNPWSIISFLQEGKYEPYWANTSSNSLISKLVREGDSEIKESFEKLLRSESITTPIDEQLVYGEMQDNEVAVWSLLQATGYLKIVSKKDVYGGTEYELRLTNYEIRRIFNIMVMGWFRGNGSTLYNEFVKALLRCEVRGMNKFLNKFLLKTCSYFDGGRTGSEAEPERFYHGLVLGFMVGLGDDYILESNRESGYGRYDVMLKPKDVKKDIGIIMEFKVLDALDDEKSLEDTAKSALKQIEERHYDEELLTAGVTSERIFKYGFAFSGKEVLVMQG from the coding sequence ATGAGGAAAACCGTAGGACTTGGCATACAGGATTTTGAGAAGATAATTGATCAGGAAAGTTTTTATATAGATAAGACAAAGTTTATTTCCGAATGGTGGAAAAGTGATGATGACGTTACCCTGATAACCCGCCCCCGCCGCTTCGGAAAGACACTGATGCTAAGCACTGTTGAGAAGTTCTTTTCTGTAAGGCAGGAAAACAGTAAGGAATTATTTAAGGGGCTTGAAATTTCAAAAGACTCTGATATGATGCAGGAATGTGGGAAATGGCCGGTGCTGTTTATATCATTTGCGGACATAAAGTCATCGACATATCAGGATGCGATGTATAAATTCAATAGGATAATCAATCTGCTATTATCAAAATTTGTTTCAATAAAGGATAATCTTGAAGAAACAGATCTGGAATTCTGGAGAAAAATTTCATTGGATATGAATCCCGGGGTTGCTTCCGACAGTATCAAATATTTTTGCAAGTGGTTAAGTGATTACTATGGGAAAAAGGTCATAATACTCCTTGACGAATACGACACTCCGATGCAGGAAGCCTATGTGAGCGGCTATTGGAATGAAATAACGGAATTCATGAGGAACATGTTCAATGCCTCTTTTAAGACAAATCCATATGTTCAGAAGGCACTGCTCACGGGGATCACACGCGTCAGCCGTGAATCGCTCTTTTCGGATCTGAATAATATAAAGGTGATAACTGCGTCTTCTGATAAATATGCAGAATGTTTTGGATTTACGGAAAAAGAAGTGTTTAAGGTACTTGATGATTATGGATATTCATCGGAAAAAGAGAGGGTAAAGGAATGGTATGACGGATTTAAGTTTGGAAATACGGATGATATTTATAATCCATGGTCAATAATATCATTCCTGCAGGAAGGAAAATATGAACCCTATTGGGCGAATACAAGCTCAAACTCCCTGATATCAAAGCTTGTAAGGGAGGGCGACTCTGAGATAAAGGAGAGCTTTGAAAAGCTCCTCAGAAGTGAGAGCATAACAACGCCGATAGATGAACAGCTGGTATACGGCGAGATGCAGGATAATGAGGTTGCAGTATGGAGTCTCCTACAGGCAACGGGATATTTAAAGATTGTCAGTAAAAAGGATGTGTACGGCGGGACTGAATACGAACTCAGGCTGACCAACTATGAGATCAGAAGGATATTCAACATAATGGTCATGGGCTGGTTCAGGGGGAATGGAAGTACCCTTTATAATGAGTTTGTAAAAGCCCTGCTTAGATGCGAAGTCAGGGGAATGAATAAATTCCTGAATAAGTTTCTCTTAAAAACCTGCAGCTATTTTGACGGAGGCAGGACAGGTTCGGAGGCAGAGCCGGAGAGATTCTATCATGGACTCGTGCTTGGATTTATGGTCGGGCTGGGTGACGATTACATCCTTGAATCAAACCGTGAGAGCGGTTATGGACGATATGATGTGATGCTGAAGCCAAAAGACGTAAAAAAGGATATCGGGATCATAATGGAGTTTAAGGTGCTTGATGCCCTCGATGATGAAAAGAGCCTGGAGGATACGGCAAAATCCGCGCTGAAACAGATAGAGGAGCGGCACTATGATGAAGAACTCCTGACAGCAGGTGTTACGTCGGAGAGGATATTTAAGTACGGATTTGCTTTTAGTGGGAAAGAAGTATTAGTAATGCAGGGATAA
- a CDS encoding AAA family ATPase — translation MRKTVGLGIQDFEKIAERNVFYIDKSKFITEWWNSEDDVTLITRPRRFGKTLMLSTVEKFFSVRQGNGKDLFRGLEVSENPQMMQECGKWPVLFVSFAKVKSENFTSALTKFNLIFNQLKSELMFIKESLDEADRDFFDRVSIDMNADIASDCIGYFCKCLSAYYGSKVILLIDEYDTPMQEAYVSGYWDEITEFVRNMFNSALKTNPYLQKALLTGITRVSRESLFSDLNNINVVTASSKEYSDCFGFTEKEVFDALDNYELSSEKENVKEWYDGFKFGNTDDIYNPWSIISFLKKKSYEPYWANTSSNFMISKLVREGDSEIKESFEKLLRRESITTPIDEQLVYGEMQDNEVAVWSLLQATGYLKIISKKDVYGGTEYELRLTNYEIRRIFNIMVMGWFRGNGSTLYNEFVKALLRCEVRGMNKFLNKFLLKTCSYFDGGRTGSEAEPERFYHGLVLGLMVGLGDDYILESNRESGYGRYDVMLKPKDVKKDIGIIMEFKVLDAFDDEKSLEDTAKSALKQIEERHYDEELLTAGVTSERIFKYGFAFSGKEVLVMQG, via the coding sequence ATGCGTAAAACCGTGGGTCTTGGAATACAGGATTTTGAAAAAATTGCGGAAAGAAATGTGTTTTACATAGATAAATCAAAATTCATAACGGAGTGGTGGAACAGTGAGGATGATGTGACGCTGATAACCCGTCCACGCCGATTTGGAAAGACACTGATGCTGAGCACGGTTGAGAAGTTCTTTTCGGTAAGGCAGGGAAACGGTAAGGATCTTTTTAGGGGACTTGAAGTTTCAGAGAATCCTCAGATGATGCAGGAATGCGGGAAATGGCCGGTTCTGTTTGTGTCGTTTGCAAAAGTTAAATCCGAAAATTTTACCAGTGCACTGACAAAATTTAACCTTATATTTAATCAGCTCAAGTCGGAGCTGATGTTCATTAAGGAAAGCCTTGATGAAGCGGATAGGGACTTTTTTGACAGGGTTTCTATTGATATGAATGCGGATATTGCATCGGATTGCATCGGATATTTTTGCAAATGCCTGAGTGCATATTACGGCAGTAAGGTAATCCTCCTGATAGACGAATATGATACTCCTATGCAGGAAGCATACGTGAGCGGTTATTGGGATGAGATAACGGAATTCGTAAGGAATATGTTCAATTCTGCGCTAAAAACCAATCCTTATTTACAGAAGGCACTGCTCACGGGAATCACACGTGTCAGCCGGGAATCGCTCTTTTCAGATCTGAATAATATAAATGTTGTCACAGCATCCTCGAAAGAGTACTCTGACTGTTTTGGCTTTACAGAAAAAGAGGTTTTTGATGCGCTCGACAATTATGAACTGTCATCGGAGAAAGAGAATGTTAAGGAATGGTATGATGGATTTAAATTTGGAAATACAGATGATATTTATAACCCATGGTCGATCATATCTTTTTTAAAAAAGAAATCGTATGAACCCTATTGGGCGAATACAAGCTCAAATTTCATGATATCAAAGCTTGTAAGGGAGGGCGACTCTGAGATAAAGGAGAGCTTTGAAAAGCTCCTCAGAAGGGAGAGCATAACAACGCCGATAGATGAACAGCTGGTATACGGCGAGATGCAGGATAATGAGGTTGCAGTATGGAGTCTCCTACAGGCAACGGGATATTTAAAGATCATCAGCAAAAAGGATGTGTACGGCGGGACTGAATACGAACTCAGGCTGACCAACTATGAGATCAGAAGGATATTCAACATAATGGTCATGGGATGGTTCAGGGGGAATGGGAGTACCCTTTATAATGAGTTTGTAAAAGCCCTGCTTAGATGCGAAGTCAGGGGAATGAACAAATTCCTGAATAAGTTTCTCTTAAAAACCTGCAGCTATTTTGACGGAGGCAGGACAGGTTCGGAGGCAGAGCCGGAGAGATTCTATCATGGGCTCGTGCTTGGACTTATGGTCGGGCTGGGTGACGATTACATCCTTGAATCAAACCGTGAGAGCGGTTATGGACGATATGATGTGATGCTGAAGCCAAAAGATGTAAAAAAGGATATCGGGATCATAATGGAGTTTAAGGTGCTTGATGCCTTCGATGATGAAAAGAGCCTGGAAGATACGGCAAAATCCGCGCTGAAACAGATAGAGGAGCGGCACTATGATGAAGAACTCCTGACAGCAGGTGTTACGTCGGAGAGGATATTTAAGTACGGATTTGCTTTCAGTGGGAAGGAAGTATTAGTAATGCAGGGATAA
- the tnpA gene encoding IS200/IS605 family transposase yields the protein MSEEQYHSASHCKYLIQYHIIWCPKFRFSVLKGNVEDTLRLILQKICNDYNYRIKALEVMPDHIHIFIDVPQTVAPCDVVRTLKSISAIELFRTFPQLKQFYARCGVLWSKGYFVSTAGHISEATVIRYIEEQKNHD from the coding sequence ATGAGTGAGGAGCAATATCATAGTGCTTCGCATTGCAAATATCTGATACAGTACCACATTATATGGTGTCCTAAATTTAGATTTTCAGTATTAAAAGGTAATGTTGAAGATACACTCAGGCTGATACTTCAAAAAATCTGTAATGATTATAATTATCGTATTAAGGCACTTGAAGTAATGCCTGACCATATACATATTTTCATAGATGTCCCACAGACTGTTGCACCATGTGATGTTGTCAGAACTCTTAAAAGTATCAGTGCAATAGAACTATTCAGGACATTTCCGCAGCTTAAACAATTCTATGCAAGATGCGGCGTTTTGTGGTCAAAAGGATATTTTGTATCAACAGCAGGGCATATAAGCGAAGCTACGGTAATTAGATACATTGAGGAGCAGAAAAATCATGATTGA
- the trpA gene encoding tryptophan synthase subunit alpha, translated as MSKIAEAFNNKKAFIPFITCGYPDLDTTKKIIRACADNGAALIELGIPFSDPTAEGPVIQGANIKALEAGVTTDKIFDMVREIRKEVTIPMVFMTYANVVYSYGMDDFCRISAEVGMDGIILPDVPFEEKNDFDPVCKKYGLDLISLIAPTSDDRISMIAAEASGFIYVVSSLGVTGVRSEIKTDISSMVSKIRETTDLPCAVGFGISTPEQAKKMSSCSDGAIVGSAIIRLIGEYGREAAPKVGDYVRSMVEAIA; from the coding sequence ATGAGTAAAATAGCAGAAGCATTTAATAATAAGAAAGCATTCATACCTTTTATAACCTGTGGCTATCCGGATCTGGATACGACGAAAAAAATCATCAGGGCGTGCGCTGATAACGGTGCAGCACTGATAGAGCTTGGAATCCCGTTCTCTGATCCTACGGCAGAGGGACCTGTCATACAGGGGGCAAATATAAAGGCTCTCGAGGCTGGGGTTACAACGGATAAAATTTTTGATATGGTAAGGGAAATCCGTAAAGAGGTAACGATACCGATGGTATTTATGACATACGCGAATGTGGTATATTCGTATGGTATGGATGATTTCTGCAGGATATCGGCAGAGGTCGGAATGGACGGGATCATACTTCCTGATGTGCCTTTTGAGGAAAAAAATGATTTTGACCCTGTCTGCAAAAAGTATGGGCTTGACCTGATATCACTGATAGCCCCGACATCGGACGACAGGATATCAATGATCGCAGCTGAGGCATCAGGCTTTATATATGTGGTTTCATCCCTTGGAGTAACAGGTGTCCGCTCTGAAATAAAAACAGATATAAGTTCAATGGTAAGTAAGATACGTGAAACAACAGACCTGCCGTGTGCTGTAGGATTTGGGATTTCAACTCCGGAGCAGGCAAAAAAGATGAGCAGCTGCTCGGATGGTGCGATAGTAGGCTCCGCCATAATCAGACTGATAGGAGAGTACGGGCGCGAGGCCGCACCAAAGGTGGGAGACTACGTCAGGAGCATGGTTGAGGCAATAGCGTAA
- the trpB gene encoding tryptophan synthase subunit beta translates to MTNSKGRFGQHGGQYIPETLMNAVIELEEAYNKYKDDPEFNAELTELFNDYAGRPSRLYYAEKMTKDLGGAKIYLKREDLNHTGAHKINNVLGQALLAKKMGKTRLIAETGAGQHGVATATAAALFGMECVVFMGEEDTKRQALNVYKMELLGSKVVPVKTGTATLKDAVSEAMREWTNRIADTHYCLGSVMGPHPFPTIVRDFQAVISKEIKAQMLEKEGRLPDAVIACVGGGSNAIGSFYNFIEDKDVRLIGCEAAGRGIDTFETAATIATGREGIFHGMKSYFCQDKYGQIAPVYSISAGLDYPGVGPEHAYLHDIGRAEYVPVTDDEAVNAFEYLSRTEGIIPAIESSHAVAHAIKIAPTMDKDKIIVITISGRGDKDCAAIARYRGVDYIGDAV, encoded by the coding sequence ATGACTAATTCGAAAGGACGCTTTGGACAGCACGGCGGACAGTATATTCCGGAAACGCTGATGAACGCCGTTATAGAGCTGGAAGAGGCTTACAATAAATATAAGGATGATCCTGAATTTAATGCGGAACTTACAGAGCTTTTTAATGACTATGCAGGACGTCCGAGCAGACTCTACTATGCAGAGAAAATGACAAAGGATCTCGGCGGGGCAAAGATCTACTTAAAAAGAGAAGATCTTAACCATACGGGAGCACATAAGATAAACAATGTTCTGGGACAGGCACTTCTTGCAAAAAAGATGGGAAAGACCAGACTTATTGCGGAGACCGGCGCGGGTCAGCACGGGGTTGCGACTGCAACGGCAGCGGCGCTCTTCGGTATGGAATGCGTGGTCTTTATGGGAGAAGAAGATACAAAGCGTCAGGCACTCAATGTTTACAAGATGGAGCTTCTCGGCTCAAAGGTAGTGCCTGTAAAGACCGGAACTGCAACGCTTAAAGATGCGGTTTCTGAGGCTATGAGAGAGTGGACCAACAGGATTGCGGATACTCATTATTGCCTCGGCTCTGTAATGGGACCTCACCCTTTCCCGACTATAGTTCGTGATTTCCAGGCGGTTATTTCTAAGGAGATCAAGGCTCAGATGCTTGAAAAAGAGGGAAGACTCCCTGATGCAGTGATCGCCTGTGTTGGCGGCGGAAGCAACGCTATCGGAAGCTTCTACAATTTTATAGAGGATAAAGATGTAAGACTTATCGGCTGTGAGGCGGCAGGAAGAGGAATAGATACCTTTGAGACTGCGGCAACAATCGCAACAGGAAGAGAAGGTATTTTCCACGGCATGAAATCTTATTTCTGCCAGGATAAATACGGTCAGATCGCTCCTGTATATTCGATTTCGGCAGGACTTGATTATCCCGGAGTTGGTCCGGAACATGCCTACCTTCACGATATAGGAAGAGCTGAATATGTGCCTGTAACAGATGATGAAGCAGTAAACGCTTTTGAATACTTGAGCAGGACGGAGGGGATAATCCCGGCAATAGAGTCTTCCCATGCTGTTGCACATGCGATCAAGATCGCACCGACAATGGATAAGGATAAGATAATAGTGATCACGATATCGGGTCGCGGAGACAAGGACTGTGCTGCGATCGCCAGATACCGCGGAGTGGATTATATTGGAGATGCTGTGTGA
- a CDS encoding phosphoribosylanthranilate isomerase, translating into MTDTKIKICGLMVEDDIRAVNEAKVDFAGFMFYPKSRRYVDFEKAAKLKKGLSSYIKSVGVFVNEEIDEICRIAGSGIIDLIQLHGSEDELYIDEIRSRTGLPLIKAFRIESREDAALAEKSPADYILLDNGAGGTGESFDWSLLADVKRDFFLAGGLDPSNVSDAVKTVRPWAVDVSSGVETDKHKDYKKIIEFAANIRGGRKL; encoded by the coding sequence ATGACGGACACAAAGATTAAGATCTGCGGTCTGATGGTAGAGGATGACATCAGGGCAGTAAATGAGGCAAAAGTGGATTTCGCCGGATTTATGTTTTATCCGAAAAGCCGAAGATACGTGGATTTTGAAAAAGCAGCAAAGTTGAAAAAAGGACTTTCTTCCTATATAAAAAGCGTAGGTGTTTTTGTAAATGAAGAGATTGATGAAATATGCCGGATTGCCGGAAGCGGGATAATTGATCTGATACAGCTTCACGGAAGCGAGGATGAGCTTTATATAGATGAAATCCGTTCAAGGACAGGGCTTCCACTGATCAAAGCTTTCAGGATAGAAAGTCGTGAAGATGCAGCTTTGGCAGAAAAATCCCCGGCAGACTATATTTTACTGGATAACGGAGCCGGCGGAACCGGAGAGAGCTTTGACTGGAGCCTGCTGGCAGATGTTAAAAGAGATTTTTTCCTGGCCGGAGGACTGGATCCGTCAAATGTTTCTGACGCAGTAAAGACCGTAAGACCCTGGGCTGTGGATGTGAGCTCCGGAGTAGAAACGGATAAACATAAAGACTATAAAAAAATCATTGAATTTGCTGCAAATATAAGAGGAGGCAGAAAATTATGA
- the trpC gene encoding indole-3-glycerol phosphate synthase TrpC has protein sequence MAADILEKLAAHAEERVAAAKKEVPLEEMMERAFAAEEREEFAFEKALTGEGIHFICECKKASPSKGLIAEDFPYLQIAKDYEAAGASAISVLTEPKWFLGSNDYLKEIAAQVKIPVLRKDFTVDEYMIYEAKALGASAVLFICAILDHDRLAHYMDLADGLGLSALVEAHDENEVLMARDCGARVIGVNNRNLKDFTVDVNNSIALRKLVSEDILFVAESGIKSRADVKILEDNKVSGVLIGESLMRAEDKAKMLAELKGI, from the coding sequence ATGGCAGCAGATATATTGGAAAAACTTGCGGCACATGCAGAAGAACGTGTTGCAGCGGCAAAAAAAGAGGTTCCTCTTGAGGAAATGATGGAAAGAGCTTTTGCTGCGGAAGAAAGAGAAGAATTTGCATTTGAGAAGGCACTGACCGGAGAGGGAATCCATTTTATATGTGAGTGTAAAAAGGCTTCCCCTTCGAAAGGGCTTATTGCAGAGGATTTTCCCTATCTGCAGATCGCAAAGGATTATGAAGCGGCCGGAGCATCTGCGATATCGGTGCTTACGGAGCCTAAATGGTTTCTCGGCAGCAATGATTATCTGAAAGAGATCGCAGCTCAGGTGAAGATTCCGGTGCTGCGTAAGGATTTTACGGTTGATGAGTATATGATCTACGAGGCAAAAGCGCTGGGCGCTTCAGCGGTACTTTTTATCTGTGCGATACTTGATCACGACAGACTTGCACACTACATGGACCTGGCGGATGGGCTCGGACTTTCGGCGCTGGTAGAGGCTCATGACGAAAACGAAGTGCTGATGGCGAGAGATTGCGGAGCGAGGGTTATAGGTGTTAATAATCGCAACTTAAAGGATTTCACCGTAGATGTAAATAATTCTATCGCCTTAAGAAAGCTTGTATCTGAGGACATATTATTCGTAGCAGAAAGCGGAATAAAGAGCAGGGCTGACGTAAAGATCCTTGAGGACAATAAAGTAAGCGGAGTTCTGATCGGAGAGAGTCTGATGAGAGCGGAGGATAAAGCGAAGATGCTTGCGGAGCTTAAAGGAATATGA
- the trpD gene encoding anthranilate phosphoribosyltransferase, which yields MIKEAIMKIVNKEDLTYDEAYQVMSEIMSGETSQTQNAAFLAALSTKSAKAETVDEISGCAAAMREKAVKLDHGMDVLEIVGTGGDHASSFNISTTSAFVIAAAGIKVAKHGNRAASSKSGTADCLEALGVNINQEPELCKKLLADPGMCFLFAQKYHTSMKYVGAIRKELGVRTVFNILGPITNPAKPKYMLLGVYDGYLAEPLASVISSLGVKRGMVVYGTDKLDEISMSAPTKVCELKDGWYKTYEICPEDFGFKRCSKEDLVGGAPEENAAITRGILEGKITGPKRETVLMNAGAAIYIGGKAETFADGVKKAAELIDNGSALAKLEAFAKASNEQVSLSA from the coding sequence ATGATTAAAGAAGCTATTATGAAGATCGTTAATAAAGAAGATTTGACCTATGATGAAGCTTATCAGGTAATGAGCGAGATTATGAGCGGCGAGACAAGCCAGACTCAGAATGCGGCATTTCTGGCAGCGCTTTCCACAAAAAGCGCCAAGGCTGAGACGGTAGATGAGATTTCAGGATGTGCAGCAGCCATGAGAGAAAAGGCTGTTAAACTTGATCATGGAATGGATGTACTTGAAATCGTCGGAACAGGCGGAGACCATGCCAGCAGTTTTAATATTTCCACGACTTCTGCGTTTGTTATTGCGGCAGCGGGAATCAAAGTTGCAAAACATGGAAACAGAGCAGCATCTTCAAAATCCGGCACGGCAGACTGCCTTGAGGCACTGGGCGTAAATATCAATCAGGAACCCGAACTTTGTAAAAAGCTTTTAGCGGATCCCGGAATGTGTTTCCTTTTTGCACAGAAGTATCATACCTCAATGAAATATGTAGGCGCTATCAGAAAAGAACTTGGTGTAAGAACGGTTTTTAATATTTTAGGACCTATCACAAATCCTGCAAAGCCTAAATACATGCTTCTTGGTGTATATGACGGATATCTTGCAGAGCCTCTTGCCAGTGTTATCTCAAGCCTTGGTGTAAAGAGGGGAATGGTAGTATACGGCACCGATAAGCTGGATGAGATCAGCATGAGTGCCCCGACAAAGGTCTGTGAGCTCAAGGACGGATGGTATAAAACTTATGAGATCTGTCCGGAGGATTTCGGTTTCAAAAGATGTTCAAAGGAAGATCTGGTTGGCGGAGCACCGGAGGAAAATGCGGCTATAACAAGAGGAATCCTTGAAGGGAAGATCACAGGACCTAAGAGAGAGACGGTTCTCATGAATGCCGGAGCTGCAATCTATATCGGCGGTAAAGCAGAGACCTTTGCAGACGGCGTCAAGAAGGCTGCAGAACTTATTGATAACGGCTCGGCACTTGCAAAGCTCGAGGCTTTTGCGAAGGCTTCCAATGAACAGGTCAGCCTGAGTGCATGA
- a CDS encoding aminodeoxychorismate/anthranilate synthase component II yields MIVLIDNYDSFSYNLFQMVGELEPDIKVIRNDALSVEEIEAMNPAGIILSPGPGRPEDAGICVETAKKLSGKVPILGVCLGHQAICKAFGATVSYAKELMHGKQSIAELDTESAIFKGFDKKTKIGRYHSLAAVEETIPKELKITARTDDGEVMAIEHESFPTYGLQFHPESILTPEGSKMLENFIKIICK; encoded by the coding sequence ATGATAGTTCTCATAGATAATTACGACAGCTTTTCCTATAACCTTTTTCAAATGGTGGGCGAGCTCGAACCAGATATAAAAGTAATAAGAAATGACGCTCTAAGCGTTGAAGAAATAGAAGCAATGAATCCGGCGGGGATTATTTTATCGCCGGGTCCCGGAAGGCCGGAGGACGCTGGAATATGTGTAGAGACGGCTAAAAAGCTTTCAGGAAAGGTTCCGATCCTGGGCGTTTGCCTCGGACATCAGGCAATATGCAAGGCTTTCGGGGCTACGGTATCTTATGCTAAAGAGCTTATGCATGGTAAGCAGTCGATTGCTGAGCTGGACACGGAATCTGCAATATTTAAGGGATTTGATAAAAAGACAAAAATCGGCAGATATCACTCGCTGGCAGCGGTGGAGGAGACCATTCCGAAAGAACTTAAGATAACAGCAAGAACCGATGATGGCGAAGTAATGGCGATAGAGCATGAGAGCTTCCCGACCTACGGACTTCAGTTTCATCCGGAATCAATACTTACACCGGAAGGTTCAAAAATGCTTGAGAATTTTATAAAAATTATTTGTAAATAA